In Amaranthus tricolor cultivar Red isolate AtriRed21 chromosome 5, ASM2621246v1, whole genome shotgun sequence, a genomic segment contains:
- the LOC130812765 gene encoding ABC transporter G family member 39-like isoform X6, whose amino-acid sequence MTLLLGPPSSGKTTFLRALAGLLDSDLKVSGRITYCGHELNEFVPGRTCAYVSQNDLHYGEMTVRETLKFSTQCLGVGSRDNLLQELLKREKQLGFSPSSEVDSFLERLATKDEEISLVIEYMLKILGLDLCADTLVGDDLRRGISGGEKKRLTIGEMLVAPAKLLLLDEISTGLDSSTAFQICKCIREMVQIMDMTTIISLLQPTPEIFELFDDVILLSDGQIVYQGPCDQVLEFFENVGFKCPARKGVADFLQEVTSKTDQQQYWFKNQISYQYISVAELAEKFQSFHVGQKLGHDLKTLYAKDEVHPLALVKEKYGITNKELLKTCFSREWLLMKRNCLLYIFKSVQVMIIAIVTMSAFYRTRMHHNSVIDGEKYIAALFFGLANFVLNGMTETNLAIMRLPIYFKQRDLLFYPGWAYVLPVWILSIPSSLIESGLWTIITYFTIGYSPVATRFAYQWLTFFCIHQVALSLFRCVSALGRTLVIANTMGMILLLLTFVLSGFIIEKDAIAPWMMWAYYLSPIMYGQHALVINEFLDKRWSIPNTDPRIKEKTIGEVVIVSRGLFNHQYWFWISIGALLGFSLIFNVIYTIALTYLNPISDSKSIVEDDHNISPGNVFSCDDSSTLSHSTMQDAPLCLPFRPLSVTFNHINYYVDTPHEMKTLGFKEDHLKLLKDVSGAFRPGVLTALLGITGAGKTTLLDVLAGKKTSGYIEGSIKVSGYPKDQVTFARICGYCEQVDIHSPYVTVYDSLLYSAWLRLPPNIGFKTRNMFVEEVMNLMELQPIRDRIVGLPRVNGLSTEQRKRLTIAVELVANPSIIFMDEPTSGLDARAAAIVMRTIRNAVNSGKTVVCTIHQPSIQIFEAFDELLLMKRGGEIIYAGSLGNNCHTLIQYFEAIPGVPKIKDGYNPATWILDITDPMMESQLNVDFANIYVDSELYRKNQEIIKELSIPSLDSEDLCFSTKYSQPFIIQFKACFWKQYKSYWKNRSYSLVRFFLTIALGVLLGLIFWNKGSKLANQQELLNQFGILFSALLFLGGCNAFNVQMIAANERTTYYREKAAMMYSALPFALAQLAIEAMYLAIVNVVYCVLLYSMIGYEWTIGKFLLFYYFIFMCFTYYTTFGMMLVSLTPRPEFSSILMCFFLTLWNLFAGFFLPKTQIPIWWRWYYWASPVSWTMHGLVCSQVCDKDSLLEVPEVGNVPLKFFLKQVFDYDDNFLPFVVIAHVFWVFLFSFVFVCGINFLNFQKR is encoded by the exons ATGACATTACTTCTGGGCCCTCCAAGTTCAGGAAAAACTACATTTCTGCGAGCACTTGCAGGGTTGCTGGATAGTGATCTAAag GTAAGCGGAAGGATAACTTATTGTGGGCACGAGCTGAATGAATTTGTGCCTGGAAGAACTTGTGCGTATGTTAGTCAGAATGATCTTCATTATGGAGAAATGACAGTAAGAGAGACGCTAAAATTTTCAACGCAGTGCTTGGGGGTAGGCAGTAGGGATAATCTGCTACAAGAACTTTTAAAGCGTGAAAAACAACTAGGATTTTCACCATCTTCTGAAGTGGATTCATTCCTTGAAAGATTAGCTACCAAAGATGAAGAAATAAGCCTAGTCATAGAATACATGTTGAAG ATACTCGGCTTGGATTTATGTGCTGATACTTTGGTGGGTGATGATTTGAGAAGAGGTATTTCCGGTGGTGAAAAGAAGCGTCTCACCATTG GTGAAATGTTGGTTGCACCTGCAAAATTATTGTTATTGGATGAAATATCAACAGGACTAGATAGCTCAACGGCTTTCCAAATATGCAAGTGTATAAGAGAAATGGTTCAGATAATGGACATGACAACTATAATCTCTTTGTTACAACCTACACCAGAAATCTTTGAACTTTTTGATGATGTAATACTACTTTCAGATGGACAAATAGTGTACCAAGGTCCATGCGATCAGGTTCTAGAATTCTTTGAAAATGTGGGCTTTAAGTGCCCAGCAAGGAAAGGAGTAGCAGATTTTCTTCAAGAAGTAACCTCTAAAACAGATCAACAGCAATACTGGTTCAAGAACCAAATTTCCTATCAATATATTTCTGTTGCTGAACTTGCTGAGAAGTTTCAATCTTTCCATGTTGGACAGAAGCTAGGACATGATCTTAAGACATTATATGCCAAGGATGAAGTTCATCCTCTTGCTTTGGTTAAAGAAAAGTATGGCATCACCAACAAGGAACTTCTTAAGACATGTTTCTCAAGGGAATGGTTATTAATGAAGCGGAATTGTTTGCTTTACATTTTTAAAAGTGTCCAAGTAATGATCATCGCAATCGTGACTATGAGTGCATTCTATAGAACTAGGATGCACCATAACTCAGTGATCGATGGTGAAAAGTATATTGCTGCTCTATTTTTCGGTCTTGCAAATTTTGTGCTGAATGGAATGACAGAAACTAATTTAGCAATAATGAGGCTCCcaatttattttaaacaaaGGGATCTCCTATTTTATCCTGGATGGGCTTATGTGCTTCCTGTTTGGATCCTTAGTATCCCTTCATCACTCATTGAATCAGGATTGTGGACTATTATTACGTATTTCACAATTGGCTACTCTCCTGTTGCCACCAG GTTTGCCTATCAGTGGCTTACTTTCTTCTGCATCCATCAAGTGGCTCTATCACTTTTTAGATGTGTTAGTGCCTTGGGAAGAACCCTTGTTATTGCCAACACTATGGGAATGATTTTATTGCTACTTACTTTTGTCCTAAGTGGTTTCATCATTGAAAAAG ATGCTATTGCTCCATGGATGATGTGGGCATACTACCTTTCGCCTATAATGTATGGACAGCATGCTTTGGTCATTAATGAATTTCTTGACAAAAGGTGGAGCATT CCTAATACAGATCccagaattaaagaaaaaactaTTGGTGAAGTCGTCATAGTATCAAGAGGCCTTTTCAATCATCAGTATTGGTTTTGGATAAGCATTGGAGCGTTGCTTGGGTTTTCTCTTATCTTCAATGTCATTTATACAATAGCATTGACATACTTGAATC CTATTAGTGATTCAAAGTCTATAGTGGAAGATGATCATAACATATCACCAGGAAATGTTTTTAGCTGTGATGACTCTTCCACACTAAGCCATTCAACTATGCAAGATGCTCCACTTTGTTTGCCTTTTCGACCTCTTTCTGTCACCTTTAACCACATTAACTATTACGTTGATACACCACAT GAAATGAAAACGTTGGGTTTTAAAGAAGATCACTTAAAGTTATTAAAAGATGTGAGTGGTGCTTTTCGCCCAGGAGTATTGACTGCATTGTTAGGTATAACTGGTGCTGGAAAAACCACTCTATTGGATGTTTTGGCTGGTAAAAAGACAAGTGGATATATTGAAGGTAGCATCAAGGTATCCGGTTATCCAAAGGACCAAGTAACTTTTGCCAGAATATGCGGATATTGTGAACAAGTTGATATCCACTCTCCTTATGTAACTGTTTATGATTCTCTTCTATACTCAGCTTGGCTGCGTCTTCCTCCAAACATTGGCTTCAAAACACGAAAT ATGTTTGTGGAAGAAGTAATGAATTTAATGGAACTTCAGCCAATAAGGGATAGAATTGTTGGCTTACCAAGGGTGAATGGGCTTTCAACTGAACAAAGGAAGAGATTGACCATAGCAGTTGAGTTGGTAGCTAACCCATCGATTATATTCATGGATGAGCCAACATCTGGACTTGATGCTAGAGCTGCAGCCATTGTCATGCGTACTATTCGAAATGCTGTAAACTCTGGTAAAACTGTTGTATGCACTATTCATCAGCCCAGCATTCAAATTTTTGAGGCTTTTGATGAG CTCCTATTAATGAAGAGGGGAGGAGAAATCATTTATGCAGGATCACTTGGTAATAATTGTCATACGCTCATTCAATACTTTGAA GCCATTCCTGGAGTTCCAAAAATCAAAGATGGTTACAATCCTGCTACATGGATACTTGATATTACAGATCCTATGATGGAGTCTCAGTTGAATGTGGATTTTGCTAACATTTATGTTGATTCTGAACTCTATCG GAAAAATCAAGAAATTATAAAAGAGCTAAGCATTCCATCCCTTGACTCTGAGGATCTTTGCTTCTCAACAAAATACTCTCAACCATTCATCATTCAATTCAAAGCATGTTTTTGGAAGCAATACAAATCTTATTGGAAAAATCGATCATATAGTCTTGTGCGATTCTTCTTGACAATAGCTCTTGGAGTTCTCCTTGGCCTTATATTCTGGAACAAAGGAAGTAAACT AGCCAACCAACAAGAATTGCTGAACCAATTCGGGATTTTATTTTCCGCTCTACTATTTCTTGGAGGATGTAATGCTTTTAATGTTCAAATGATTGCTGCAAATGAAAGAACAACTTATTACCGTGAAAAGGCAGCAATGATGTACTCGGCTTTACCTTTTGCATTGGCTCAG TTGGCTATAGAGGCAATGTACCTTGCAATAGTGAATGTAGTGTATTGTGTACTCTTATACTCGATGATTGGATACGAGTGGACAATTGGGAAATTCTTGCTCTTCTACTACTTCATATTTATGTGCTTCACCTATTATACTACATTCGGGATGATGCTTGTTTCATTGACACCACGTCCTGAATTTTCTTCCATTTTAATGTGTTTCTTTCTTACCTTATGGAATCTATTTGCCGGATTTTTTCTTCCGAAAACG CAAATTCCGATATGGTGGAGGTGGTACTATTGGGCTTCACCGGTTTCATGGACTATGCACGGTTTGGTGTGTTCTCAAGTATGTGACAAGGATTCTTTACTCGAAGTACCAGAAGTGGGTAATGTACCTTTGAAGTTCTTTTTGAAACAAGTATTTGATTATGACGATAACTTTCTGCCCTTTGTAGTTATTGCACAtgttttttgggtttttctcttttcctttgtttttgtcTGTGGTATCAACTTCCTCAATTTCCAAAAAAGGTAA
- the LOC130812765 gene encoding ABC transporter G family member 39-like isoform X1, with protein sequence MSGKNVEKLGRKNKKEMVDKLLANANDHEILLRTQRQRFEQVGIELPKIEVRYEHLCVEGEAYVAKRALPTLLNVRKKFLEATIGLLQLVSSNKRKCRIIKNVSGIVRPSRMTLLLGPPSSGKTTFLRALAGLLDSDLKVSGRITYCGHELNEFVPGRTCAYVSQNDLHYGEMTVRETLKFSTQCLGVGSRDNLLQELLKREKQLGFSPSSEVDSFLERLATKDEEISLVIEYMLKILGLDLCADTLVGDDLRRGISGGEKKRLTIGEMLVAPAKLLLLDEISTGLDSSTAFQICKCIREMVQIMDMTTIISLLQPTPEIFELFDDVILLSDGQIVYQGPCDQVLEFFENVGFKCPARKGVADFLQEVTSKTDQQQYWFKNQISYQYISVAELAEKFQSFHVGQKLGHDLKTLYAKDEVHPLALVKEKYGITNKELLKTCFSREWLLMKRNCLLYIFKSVQVMIIAIVTMSAFYRTRMHHNSVIDGEKYIAALFFGLANFVLNGMTETNLAIMRLPIYFKQRDLLFYPGWAYVLPVWILSIPSSLIESGLWTIITYFTIGYSPVATRFAYQWLTFFCIHQVALSLFRCVSALGRTLVIANTMGMILLLLTFVLSGFIIEKDAIAPWMMWAYYLSPIMYGQHALVINEFLDKRWSIPNTDPRIKEKTIGEVVIVSRGLFNHQYWFWISIGALLGFSLIFNVIYTIALTYLNPISDSKSIVEDDHNISPGNVFSCDDSSTLSHSTMQDAPLCLPFRPLSVTFNHINYYVDTPHEMKTLGFKEDHLKLLKDVSGAFRPGVLTALLGITGAGKTTLLDVLAGKKTSGYIEGSIKVSGYPKDQVTFARICGYCEQVDIHSPYVTVYDSLLYSAWLRLPPNIGFKTRNMFVEEVMNLMELQPIRDRIVGLPRVNGLSTEQRKRLTIAVELVANPSIIFMDEPTSGLDARAAAIVMRTIRNAVNSGKTVVCTIHQPSIQIFEAFDELLLMKRGGEIIYAGSLGNNCHTLIQYFEAIPGVPKIKDGYNPATWILDITDPMMESQLNVDFANIYVDSELYRKNQEIIKELSIPSLDSEDLCFSTKYSQPFIIQFKACFWKQYKSYWKNRSYSLVRFFLTIALGVLLGLIFWNKGSKLANQQELLNQFGILFSALLFLGGCNAFNVQMIAANERTTYYREKAAMMYSALPFALAQLAIEAMYLAIVNVVYCVLLYSMIGYEWTIGKFLLFYYFIFMCFTYYTTFGMMLVSLTPRPEFSSILMCFFLTLWNLFAGFFLPKTQIPIWWRWYYWASPVSWTMHGLVCSQVCDKDSLLEVPEVGNVPLKFFLKQVFDYDDNFLPFVVIAHVFWVFLFSFVFVCGINFLNFQKR encoded by the exons ATGAGTGGTAAGAACGTTGAGAAACTgggaagaaaaaataaaaaagaaatggtGGATAAGTTGCTTGCAAATGCGAATGATCATGAGATTCTGCTACGTACACAAAGGCAGCGCTTCGAACA GGTTGGAATCGAATTACCAAAGATTGAAGTTAGATACGAACATTTATGTGTGGAAGGAGAAGCATATGTTGCAAAAAGAGCACTACCCACCTTGCTTAATGTTAGGAAAAAATTTCTAGAG GCAACTATTGGGCTGTTACAACTTGTTTCTTCAAATAAAAGGAAGTGCAGGATAATCAAGAATGTTAGTGGCATTGTTAGACCTTCGAG GATGACATTACTTCTGGGCCCTCCAAGTTCAGGAAAAACTACATTTCTGCGAGCACTTGCAGGGTTGCTGGATAGTGATCTAAag GTAAGCGGAAGGATAACTTATTGTGGGCACGAGCTGAATGAATTTGTGCCTGGAAGAACTTGTGCGTATGTTAGTCAGAATGATCTTCATTATGGAGAAATGACAGTAAGAGAGACGCTAAAATTTTCAACGCAGTGCTTGGGGGTAGGCAGTAGGGATAATCTGCTACAAGAACTTTTAAAGCGTGAAAAACAACTAGGATTTTCACCATCTTCTGAAGTGGATTCATTCCTTGAAAGATTAGCTACCAAAGATGAAGAAATAAGCCTAGTCATAGAATACATGTTGAAG ATACTCGGCTTGGATTTATGTGCTGATACTTTGGTGGGTGATGATTTGAGAAGAGGTATTTCCGGTGGTGAAAAGAAGCGTCTCACCATTG GTGAAATGTTGGTTGCACCTGCAAAATTATTGTTATTGGATGAAATATCAACAGGACTAGATAGCTCAACGGCTTTCCAAATATGCAAGTGTATAAGAGAAATGGTTCAGATAATGGACATGACAACTATAATCTCTTTGTTACAACCTACACCAGAAATCTTTGAACTTTTTGATGATGTAATACTACTTTCAGATGGACAAATAGTGTACCAAGGTCCATGCGATCAGGTTCTAGAATTCTTTGAAAATGTGGGCTTTAAGTGCCCAGCAAGGAAAGGAGTAGCAGATTTTCTTCAAGAAGTAACCTCTAAAACAGATCAACAGCAATACTGGTTCAAGAACCAAATTTCCTATCAATATATTTCTGTTGCTGAACTTGCTGAGAAGTTTCAATCTTTCCATGTTGGACAGAAGCTAGGACATGATCTTAAGACATTATATGCCAAGGATGAAGTTCATCCTCTTGCTTTGGTTAAAGAAAAGTATGGCATCACCAACAAGGAACTTCTTAAGACATGTTTCTCAAGGGAATGGTTATTAATGAAGCGGAATTGTTTGCTTTACATTTTTAAAAGTGTCCAAGTAATGATCATCGCAATCGTGACTATGAGTGCATTCTATAGAACTAGGATGCACCATAACTCAGTGATCGATGGTGAAAAGTATATTGCTGCTCTATTTTTCGGTCTTGCAAATTTTGTGCTGAATGGAATGACAGAAACTAATTTAGCAATAATGAGGCTCCcaatttattttaaacaaaGGGATCTCCTATTTTATCCTGGATGGGCTTATGTGCTTCCTGTTTGGATCCTTAGTATCCCTTCATCACTCATTGAATCAGGATTGTGGACTATTATTACGTATTTCACAATTGGCTACTCTCCTGTTGCCACCAG GTTTGCCTATCAGTGGCTTACTTTCTTCTGCATCCATCAAGTGGCTCTATCACTTTTTAGATGTGTTAGTGCCTTGGGAAGAACCCTTGTTATTGCCAACACTATGGGAATGATTTTATTGCTACTTACTTTTGTCCTAAGTGGTTTCATCATTGAAAAAG ATGCTATTGCTCCATGGATGATGTGGGCATACTACCTTTCGCCTATAATGTATGGACAGCATGCTTTGGTCATTAATGAATTTCTTGACAAAAGGTGGAGCATT CCTAATACAGATCccagaattaaagaaaaaactaTTGGTGAAGTCGTCATAGTATCAAGAGGCCTTTTCAATCATCAGTATTGGTTTTGGATAAGCATTGGAGCGTTGCTTGGGTTTTCTCTTATCTTCAATGTCATTTATACAATAGCATTGACATACTTGAATC CTATTAGTGATTCAAAGTCTATAGTGGAAGATGATCATAACATATCACCAGGAAATGTTTTTAGCTGTGATGACTCTTCCACACTAAGCCATTCAACTATGCAAGATGCTCCACTTTGTTTGCCTTTTCGACCTCTTTCTGTCACCTTTAACCACATTAACTATTACGTTGATACACCACAT GAAATGAAAACGTTGGGTTTTAAAGAAGATCACTTAAAGTTATTAAAAGATGTGAGTGGTGCTTTTCGCCCAGGAGTATTGACTGCATTGTTAGGTATAACTGGTGCTGGAAAAACCACTCTATTGGATGTTTTGGCTGGTAAAAAGACAAGTGGATATATTGAAGGTAGCATCAAGGTATCCGGTTATCCAAAGGACCAAGTAACTTTTGCCAGAATATGCGGATATTGTGAACAAGTTGATATCCACTCTCCTTATGTAACTGTTTATGATTCTCTTCTATACTCAGCTTGGCTGCGTCTTCCTCCAAACATTGGCTTCAAAACACGAAAT ATGTTTGTGGAAGAAGTAATGAATTTAATGGAACTTCAGCCAATAAGGGATAGAATTGTTGGCTTACCAAGGGTGAATGGGCTTTCAACTGAACAAAGGAAGAGATTGACCATAGCAGTTGAGTTGGTAGCTAACCCATCGATTATATTCATGGATGAGCCAACATCTGGACTTGATGCTAGAGCTGCAGCCATTGTCATGCGTACTATTCGAAATGCTGTAAACTCTGGTAAAACTGTTGTATGCACTATTCATCAGCCCAGCATTCAAATTTTTGAGGCTTTTGATGAG CTCCTATTAATGAAGAGGGGAGGAGAAATCATTTATGCAGGATCACTTGGTAATAATTGTCATACGCTCATTCAATACTTTGAA GCCATTCCTGGAGTTCCAAAAATCAAAGATGGTTACAATCCTGCTACATGGATACTTGATATTACAGATCCTATGATGGAGTCTCAGTTGAATGTGGATTTTGCTAACATTTATGTTGATTCTGAACTCTATCG GAAAAATCAAGAAATTATAAAAGAGCTAAGCATTCCATCCCTTGACTCTGAGGATCTTTGCTTCTCAACAAAATACTCTCAACCATTCATCATTCAATTCAAAGCATGTTTTTGGAAGCAATACAAATCTTATTGGAAAAATCGATCATATAGTCTTGTGCGATTCTTCTTGACAATAGCTCTTGGAGTTCTCCTTGGCCTTATATTCTGGAACAAAGGAAGTAAACT AGCCAACCAACAAGAATTGCTGAACCAATTCGGGATTTTATTTTCCGCTCTACTATTTCTTGGAGGATGTAATGCTTTTAATGTTCAAATGATTGCTGCAAATGAAAGAACAACTTATTACCGTGAAAAGGCAGCAATGATGTACTCGGCTTTACCTTTTGCATTGGCTCAG TTGGCTATAGAGGCAATGTACCTTGCAATAGTGAATGTAGTGTATTGTGTACTCTTATACTCGATGATTGGATACGAGTGGACAATTGGGAAATTCTTGCTCTTCTACTACTTCATATTTATGTGCTTCACCTATTATACTACATTCGGGATGATGCTTGTTTCATTGACACCACGTCCTGAATTTTCTTCCATTTTAATGTGTTTCTTTCTTACCTTATGGAATCTATTTGCCGGATTTTTTCTTCCGAAAACG CAAATTCCGATATGGTGGAGGTGGTACTATTGGGCTTCACCGGTTTCATGGACTATGCACGGTTTGGTGTGTTCTCAAGTATGTGACAAGGATTCTTTACTCGAAGTACCAGAAGTGGGTAATGTACCTTTGAAGTTCTTTTTGAAACAAGTATTTGATTATGACGATAACTTTCTGCCCTTTGTAGTTATTGCACAtgttttttgggtttttctcttttcctttgtttttgtcTGTGGTATCAACTTCCTCAATTTCCAAAAAAGGTAA